The following proteins are encoded in a genomic region of Nicotiana sylvestris chromosome 4, ASM39365v2, whole genome shotgun sequence:
- the LOC104223761 gene encoding small ribosomal subunit protein eS27y-like yields MVLSNDYDSLNPPADVEKRKHKLKRLVQSPNSFFMDVKCQGCFNITTVFSHSQTVVVCGNCQTVLCQPTGGRARLTEGCSFRRKGD; encoded by the exons ATG gTTCTTTCAAATGATTACGATTCGTTGAACCCGCCAGCAGATGTTGAAAAGAGGAAGCATAAGCTCAAACGTCTTGTTCAGTCTCCTAACTCTTTCTTCATG GATGTTAAGTGCCAAGGCTGCTTTAACAT AACAACTGTGTTCAGCCATTCTCAGACGGTGGTTGTTTGCGGAAACTGCCAGACAGTTTTGTGCCAGCCTACTGGTGGTCGTGCTAGACTTACCGAGGGATGTTCTTTCAGGAGAAAGGGAGATTAG